The Streptomyces sp. HUAS CB01 genome has a segment encoding these proteins:
- a CDS encoding cupin domain-containing protein, producing the protein MTTPHRIVDLSETQHNTKRGGDLRAMLTPTAVGATSGFMGLATVEPGDRIGEHYHPYSEEFVYVVCGEMEVDLDDETLPIRPDQGLFIPPYVRHRFRNVGSTQARMVFHLGPLAPRPELGHVDTEETPGAEAAAAHRPPERTGTAS; encoded by the coding sequence ATGACCACACCCCATCGCATCGTCGACCTGAGCGAGACCCAGCACAACACCAAACGCGGCGGCGATCTGCGCGCCATGCTCACCCCCACCGCGGTGGGCGCCACGAGCGGCTTCATGGGCCTGGCGACCGTCGAGCCCGGTGACCGCATCGGCGAGCACTACCACCCGTACTCCGAGGAGTTCGTGTACGTGGTGTGCGGCGAGATGGAAGTCGACCTCGACGACGAGACGCTGCCGATCCGGCCCGACCAGGGACTGTTCATCCCGCCCTACGTGCGCCACCGGTTCCGCAACGTCGGCAGCACGCAGGCCCGTATGGTCTTCCACCTCGGGCCGCTGGCCCCGCGGCCGGAGCTGGGCCACGTCGACACCGAGGAGACGCCGGGGGCGGAGGCCGCGGCGGCCCACCGGCCGCCGGAACGCACCGGGACGGCTTCATGA
- a CDS encoding beta-ketoacyl-[acyl-carrier-protein] synthase family protein, which yields MTRRVAVTGVGIVAPGGVGIPAFWDLLANGRTATRGITLFDPTGFRSRIAAECDFDPEEHGLGPEEVQRADRYVQFAMVAAREALRDAGLDPEKEDPWRIGVSLGTAVGGTTRLEHDYVKVSSSGRRWDVDPSEAEPHLHRAFSPSALASEVAEQTGAHGPVQTVSTGCTSGLDAIGYAFHAIEEGRVDVCIAGASDSPISPITVACFDAIKATSPNNDDPAHASRPFDARRDGFVMGEGGAVLVLEELEHARARGATVYCEIGGYATFGNAYHMTGLTREGLEMARAIDSALDHARLDGSDIDYVNAHGSGTQQNDRHETAAVKQSLGSHAYKVPMSSIKSMVGHSLGAIGAIEVVACVLALAHQVVPPTANYETPDPECDLDYVPRTARALKLRNVLSVGSGFGGFQSAVVLTRPGGRTP from the coding sequence ATGACCCGGCGCGTCGCGGTCACCGGTGTCGGCATAGTCGCGCCGGGGGGTGTCGGGATACCGGCGTTCTGGGACCTCCTGGCCAACGGCCGTACGGCGACGCGCGGCATCACCCTCTTCGACCCGACCGGTTTCCGGTCGCGGATCGCCGCCGAGTGCGACTTCGACCCCGAGGAGCACGGGCTGGGTCCGGAGGAGGTGCAGCGGGCGGACCGGTACGTCCAGTTCGCGATGGTCGCCGCCCGGGAGGCGCTCCGGGACGCCGGTCTCGACCCGGAGAAGGAGGACCCCTGGCGGATCGGGGTGTCGCTCGGCACCGCCGTGGGCGGCACCACTCGTCTGGAGCACGACTACGTCAAGGTCAGCAGTTCGGGCCGGCGCTGGGACGTGGATCCGAGCGAGGCGGAGCCGCATCTGCACCGGGCGTTCTCGCCCAGCGCACTCGCCTCCGAGGTCGCCGAGCAGACGGGTGCCCACGGCCCGGTCCAGACGGTGTCCACGGGCTGCACCTCCGGTCTGGACGCGATCGGGTACGCCTTCCACGCGATAGAGGAGGGCAGGGTCGACGTCTGCATAGCCGGCGCGTCGGACTCGCCCATCTCCCCCATCACCGTGGCGTGCTTCGACGCGATCAAGGCCACGTCACCCAACAACGACGATCCGGCCCATGCCTCACGCCCCTTCGACGCGCGCCGTGACGGGTTCGTCATGGGCGAGGGCGGAGCCGTGCTCGTCCTGGAGGAACTCGAACACGCGCGTGCCCGCGGTGCCACGGTGTACTGCGAGATCGGCGGCTACGCCACGTTCGGCAACGCGTACCACATGACGGGTCTGACCCGTGAGGGACTGGAGATGGCGCGGGCCATCGACAGCGCCCTGGACCACGCGCGGCTCGACGGGTCGGACATCGACTACGTCAACGCGCACGGTTCCGGTACGCAGCAGAACGACCGGCACGAGACGGCCGCCGTGAAGCAGTCGCTCGGTTCCCACGCGTACAAGGTCCCGATGAGTTCCATCAAGTCCATGGTGGGTCACTCGCTCGGGGCGATCGGGGCGATCGAGGTCGTCGCCTGTGTGCTGGCACTCGCCCACCAGGTGGTGCCGCCGACGGCGAACTACGAGACCCCCGACCCCGAGTGCGACCTCGACTATGTGCCACGCACGGCGCGCGCCCTCAAGCTGCGCAACGTGCTCTCGGTCGGCAGCGGATTCGGCGGATTCCAGTCCGCCGTGGTCCTGACCCGGCCAGGAGGGAGGACACCATGA
- a CDS encoding beta-ketoacyl synthase N-terminal-like domain-containing protein, which yields MSPRQDRRPVVTGIGVVAPNGVGTDAFWKSTREGISVLDHITREGCDHMPVRVAGEVRGFDPESLVEERYLVQTDRFTHFAMAAADMALADARITSGDYSDSPFAVGVVTAAGSGGGEFGQRELQRLWGQGSRYVGPYQSIAWFYAASTGQISIRGGFKGPCGVVASDEAGGLDALAHAARAIGRGTDAVVIGAAEAPLAPYSLVCQLGYRELSTSEDPERAYRPFTASANGFVPAEGGAMLVVEEESAARRRGAAVRAVVAGHAATFTGASRWEESREGLAQAIRGALAEARCAPEEIDVVFADALGIPDADRAEALALADALGTHGRRVPVTAPKSGTGRAYCGAPVLDTAAAVLALQDGVVPPTPNVFDVCHELEVVTGRPRPAELRTALVLSRGLMGSNAALVLRHGAPTR from the coding sequence ATGAGTCCTCGGCAGGACCGGCGACCGGTCGTCACCGGAATCGGTGTCGTCGCCCCCAACGGGGTCGGTACCGATGCCTTCTGGAAGTCCACACGGGAGGGCATCAGCGTCCTCGACCACATCACGCGGGAAGGCTGCGACCACATGCCGGTCCGGGTCGCGGGAGAGGTCCGCGGCTTCGACCCCGAATCCCTGGTCGAGGAGCGCTACCTCGTCCAGACCGACCGGTTCACGCACTTCGCGATGGCCGCCGCCGACATGGCGCTGGCCGACGCGCGGATAACGTCGGGCGACTACAGCGACTCGCCGTTCGCCGTGGGTGTGGTCACGGCGGCCGGTTCCGGTGGCGGCGAGTTCGGCCAGCGGGAGCTGCAGCGGCTGTGGGGACAGGGCTCGCGCTATGTGGGCCCGTACCAGTCCATCGCCTGGTTCTACGCGGCGAGCACCGGTCAGATCTCCATCCGCGGCGGGTTCAAGGGCCCCTGCGGTGTGGTGGCCAGCGACGAGGCGGGCGGTCTCGACGCCCTCGCGCACGCGGCCCGGGCCATCGGCCGGGGCACGGACGCGGTCGTCATCGGGGCGGCGGAGGCGCCGCTCGCGCCGTACTCGCTGGTCTGCCAGCTCGGGTACCGGGAACTCAGCACGAGCGAGGACCCGGAACGCGCCTACCGGCCCTTCACCGCGAGCGCGAACGGTTTCGTGCCCGCGGAGGGCGGGGCCATGCTCGTCGTCGAGGAGGAGTCGGCCGCCCGCCGCCGAGGCGCCGCGGTCCGCGCCGTGGTGGCCGGTCACGCGGCGACGTTCACCGGGGCCTCCCGGTGGGAGGAGTCGCGCGAGGGGCTGGCCCAGGCGATCCGGGGAGCCCTGGCGGAGGCCCGGTGCGCGCCCGAGGAGATCGACGTCGTCTTCGCGGACGCGCTCGGCATCCCGGACGCGGACCGCGCCGAGGCCCTGGCGCTCGCCGACGCGCTGGGGACGCACGGCCGGCGGGTGCCGGTCACGGCGCCCAAGTCCGGTACGGGCCGGGCGTACTGCGGAGCGCCCGTGCTGGACACGGCCGCCGCCGTGCTCGCTCTGCAGGACGGCGTCGTCCCGCCCACGCCCAATGTCTTCGACGTGTGCCACGAGCTCGAGGTGGTCACCGGCAGGCCCCGCCCTGCCGAGCTGCGCACGGCCCTCGTGCTCAGCCGGGGACTCATGGGCTCGAACGCGGCGCTCGTGCTGCGGCACGGCGCCCCCACCCGGTGA
- a CDS encoding acyl carrier protein, translating into MTMQISKLTIEELAALMKKGAGITVDPAEMGGRPEARFDEYGLDSLGLLGIVGELENRYGRTLPQDADRCKTPREFLDLVNNSLMAGA; encoded by the coding sequence ATGACCATGCAGATCTCCAAGCTGACCATCGAAGAGCTGGCCGCTCTGATGAAGAAGGGCGCCGGCATCACCGTCGACCCCGCAGAGATGGGCGGCCGCCCCGAGGCGCGGTTCGACGAGTACGGACTCGACTCCCTCGGTCTCCTCGGCATCGTCGGGGAGCTCGAGAACCGCTACGGCCGCACGCTCCCCCAGGACGCGGACCGCTGCAAGACCCCGCGCGAATTCCTCGACCTCGTCAACAACTCCCTCATGGCAGGAGCCTGA
- a CDS encoding SRPBCC family protein, with translation MSGHTENKIVIDAPMDLVWDVTNDIENWPQLFSEYASVEILEREGDRTKFRLTMHPDENGTVWSWVSERVVDPGARTVRARRVETGPFQHMDIHWKYTQAPDGVLMHWTQDFAMKPDAPVDDDWMTDNINKNSKVQMALIKEKIEQRARERGTPVSVHSD, from the coding sequence GTGTCCGGGCACACCGAGAACAAGATCGTCATCGACGCTCCCATGGACCTCGTCTGGGACGTCACCAACGACATCGAGAACTGGCCCCAGCTGTTCAGCGAATACGCCTCCGTCGAGATCCTGGAGCGCGAGGGCGACCGGACGAAGTTCCGGCTGACCATGCACCCGGACGAGAACGGCACGGTGTGGAGCTGGGTGTCGGAGCGCGTCGTCGACCCCGGGGCGAGGACCGTCCGCGCCCGCCGGGTGGAGACGGGCCCCTTCCAGCACATGGACATCCACTGGAAGTACACCCAGGCGCCCGACGGGGTCCTCATGCACTGGACCCAGGACTTCGCGATGAAGCCGGACGCCCCGGTCGACGACGACTGGATGACCGACAACATCAACAAGAACTCGAAGGTCCAGATGGCCCTGATCAAGGAGAAGATCGAGCAGCGCGCCCGGGAACGCGGCACGCCGGTCTCGGTCCACTCCGACTGA
- a CDS encoding TcmI family type II polyketide cyclase has protein sequence MHHALIVARMAPDSAHDIARVFEASDRGELPDLVGVTRRSLFQFGDVYLHLIEADRPPGPAVAKVAGHPEFRDISDKLSAYVSAYDPETWRSPKDAMAHEFYRWERAAKG, from the coding sequence ATGCACCACGCCCTCATCGTCGCCCGTATGGCACCGGACTCGGCCCACGACATCGCCAGGGTGTTCGAGGCCTCCGACCGGGGCGAACTGCCCGACCTGGTCGGCGTGACCCGGCGCAGCCTCTTCCAGTTCGGCGATGTCTACCTCCATCTGATCGAAGCCGACCGGCCGCCGGGGCCGGCGGTGGCCAAGGTGGCGGGCCACCCCGAGTTCCGTGACATCAGCGACAAGCTCTCCGCCTACGTCAGCGCGTACGACCCGGAGACCTGGCGCAGCCCGAAGGACGCCATGGCCCACGAGTTCTACCGCTGGGAGCGTGCCGCGAAGGGATGA
- a CDS encoding methyltransferase yields MTTGTTGAATDTAGTTVHTATPPSMRLRELVFGAALAGSVRAAARLGVADALGETPATAEDLASAVKADPRALRRMLRALTCYGIFTERADGTFAHTEMSRLLREDDPHSLKYISLWCTEPWTWDAWPRLDEAVRTGRSVFDGLYGKGFFDYLHEDAHESAHVFNQAMTTSSMQSALDVAELLDLTGASTVADIGGGQGHVLASLLEKNPGLRGTLLDLPRVVANADPRLRDGGSLADRVTIVPGDCREAIPVEADVYIIKNILEWDDDSTRRTLRNVVSAARPGARVVVIENLVDDTPSMKFTTSMDLLLLLNVGGAKHTQESMTGRMADAGLVVGDVRPVNAYLHAFESVTPGG; encoded by the coding sequence ATGACGACCGGTACGACCGGCGCGGCCACGGACACCGCGGGGACCACCGTCCACACCGCCACCCCGCCGTCCATGCGGCTGCGGGAGCTCGTCTTCGGCGCCGCCCTGGCCGGCTCCGTACGGGCCGCCGCACGGCTCGGCGTCGCGGACGCGCTGGGGGAGACCCCGGCAACCGCCGAGGACCTGGCGTCGGCCGTCAAGGCCGACCCCCGGGCCCTGCGGCGCATGCTGCGCGCCCTGACCTGCTACGGCATCTTCACCGAGAGGGCGGACGGCACGTTCGCCCACACCGAGATGTCGCGCCTGCTGCGGGAGGACGACCCCCACAGCCTCAAGTACATCTCCCTGTGGTGCACCGAGCCGTGGACCTGGGACGCCTGGCCGCGCCTCGACGAGGCGGTCCGCACGGGCAGGAGCGTCTTCGACGGCCTGTACGGCAAGGGCTTCTTCGACTACCTCCACGAGGACGCGCACGAGTCCGCGCACGTCTTCAACCAGGCCATGACCACGTCCAGCATGCAGTCGGCGCTGGACGTGGCGGAACTGCTCGACCTCACGGGAGCGTCCACCGTCGCGGACATCGGCGGCGGTCAGGGCCATGTGCTGGCGAGCCTGCTGGAGAAGAACCCCGGCCTGCGGGGAACGCTGCTGGACCTGCCGCGTGTCGTCGCCAACGCCGATCCCCGGCTGCGGGACGGCGGGTCCCTCGCCGACCGGGTCACCATCGTCCCCGGCGACTGCCGGGAGGCCATCCCGGTCGAGGCCGACGTCTACATCATCAAGAACATCCTGGAATGGGACGACGACAGCACGCGCAGGACCCTCCGCAACGTCGTCTCGGCCGCCCGTCCCGGGGCCCGGGTGGTGGTCATCGAGAACCTCGTCGACGACACCCCGTCGATGAAGTTCACCACGTCGATGGATCTGCTGCTGCTCCTGAACGTGGGCGGTGCGAAGCACACCCAGGAGAGCATGACCGGCAGGATGGCGGACGCCGGCCTCGTCGTCGGCGACGTCCGTCCGGTGAACGCGTACCTCCACGCGTTCGAGAGCGTCACACCCGGCGGCTGA